From Campylobacter pinnipediorum subsp. caledonicus:
ATAGAAAAAGTGGAATTGATGAGGTTATTTTTGGTGCTAAATTTAAAGTAGCTGGTGAGTTTGACCAGAAAAAAGCAGATGATTTTGAGCTAAAAAGATCTAATCAACCAAAGGGTCCTAGTTTTGGCAGCTGTTTTATAAATCCAAAAGATAATTTTGCAGGAAAGTTGATAGAAGATGTCGGGTTAAAAGGCTATAAAATAGGTGGTGCAATGTTTAGTGATAAACATGCAAATTTTTTAATTAATTTTGATAATGCCAGTTTTGATGATGTTATAAATCTTATAGAGTTAGCCAAAAAAAGAGTATTTGAGCGTTTTGGTATAGAGTTAAAAAATGAAGTTGTGATAATTTAAAAAGTGAGATTATGCAAGATATAATTAGTGAAATTTTAACAATGTCTTTAATGGCTGTTTTTATTTTTTTGTTTGTGATTTTAAAGCAAAGAGTAAAGATTAAAAACCAAGCTATTAACTTTGATGAAAATATTGAGAAATTTAGAAAAGAGTTTGGTGTTCTTGGGGCTGATTTTAATGAAATTTGTGAAAATTTTATAAAAAATGGTTTTGCAAAAGAGATTAGTAAAAACTCAAAAGTTGATGAAATGTTAGAAATTTTAGGCACTAATCTGTTTTTTGAGTTTGAAATCCCAAACGAAATAATAGATGAAAAAAATCTTTTGCTTTGTGCTAACAACTTAAAAGATGATTTGCAAATGGCTATTTATGACTTTAAAAAAGATAAATTTTTAGTTTTTGTGTCAAAACAAGAAAAAATCACAAAACTTGTTAAAATGGCTGGTGATTTGGGTGAAAATATAATAATAGGTGTTTAAACCTTTGTTCGGCTTTCTATTGCTTTAAGCAGAGATAGCATATCTATATTTTCTAGATTTACACCAGTTGGAACGCCTTGGGCTATTTTTGAGTATTTTATGTCACTATTTTTTAGTCTATCTTCTATAAAAAGCATTAAAGCATCTGAGTTTAGACCCGGTGTAAATGCAAAGATTATCTCTTTTATATCATCTTCTTTTATTATTTTATCAAGTCTTTCTATTAGATAATCACTTAGCTCATCAAATACAAAATAACATCCATCAAAAATTTTATTTTGTTCAAAAACAAGTATGTCTTTTGGGCTTTCAACTACCATAAGGACACTATTATCCCTTGTTTTATCTGTACATATATCACAGAGTTCATCTTCGCTAAGCCCACCACATTTTGTACATTTTTTTGTAAATCTTACAGCGTCTTCTATACATTGTGCTAATTGTAGTCCAGAAAAATTATCTTGCAAGCTAACAAAATATGCAAACCTTGTCGCTGATTTTTTACCAACACCGGGCAGTTTTCCAAATGCTTGGACTAATTCATTAAATTTTTCTAAACTTTTTTTCATTGAAATTTATATGTTTATACAAAAGTTATGAAAACCATCTTCATATTTGTATTCAAGTGTAAATTTATGCATATTGCAAATTTGTTCTATTATATAAAGGCCAAGTCCCATTCCACGAGTATTTTTTGCATTTATGTTTCCTCTTACAAATGCTTGCTTGTAATGATTTATATCGTATTCTAGCTTTTTACCTAGATTTTTGATTATTATTTGTTTGCTATCACAAATTAAAATAGCCTTTTTATCATCTGCATATTTTAGTGCATTGTCTATTAGATTTTTTAATGCTAGTGAAAAGAGTTGAAAATCAACTTTCATTAAAACATCATCTTTTATATCGCAAGTTACTCTGCTTTCAAAATTATCAAGCATTAGCATATCTCTTACTTGCTCCAATATAAGTGATATGTGGCATTGCTGATATTCTAATGAGCAGCTTTTTGATAAGAGTTGTTCCACCTTTCCAAATTCATTAATAAGCATATCAAGTCTTTCAAACACACCAACAAGTCTATCTTTTTGTGTTTCGTTGCTTATCATTTCAGACACTATCCTACCTTTGCCGATAGGAGTTTTTAGCTCGTGCATTATAGCTCTTAAAAATAGCTGTCTTGATTGTATTAGCTCTCTTATCTTACAAACAGCATTATTAAACTCATATGCAACCTGCCCTATCTCATCTTTTTGCCCTTCATTATAGCCATGAGTGCATATCGCTACTTCCATATTTCCTGAGGCAAATTTTCTTATGTCTTTATTTAGTTTTTTAAGAGGCAATAGACTTCTTAATACTGATATATAAAGAGAAATTAAAAGAATAGAAGATATCAAAAAACTAACCAAAAGAGGGTTGTTTATGCTACTTGTTTCATTGTTTTTTAATAAAATTTCAAATGATGTGTTTTTGATTTGCAAGTAAAGATCATTATTGTAATACACTGATTTTACCATGCCTATTGGAGTTTGATGTGAAAATATCAACTCTCCATTTTCAAATATAGGTTCTATCGGCTGTTTTTTATCCACATAGATAAGCCCAAAATTTCTAAAATAATGGCTTAAATCTTGTGGAGGATTAGCTCTTTCATAAAGAGCTAATAGGTAGTTGATAGCATTTATTTGTTTATCTCTTGCTTTTTCTATAATGTGCTCTTTTTCTATATTTGAAAAAGTTATTAAAAGTATACATACCAAAGAAAATGCTATCGCAAATATAATAGTTGTTTTCGTGGTTATAGAATACTTCATCCTATGAGTTTATATCCTATTCCACGAACTGAAAATATATGTTTTGGAGATTTTGAACTGTCGCCTATTTTTGTTCTCAATCTTCCTATTATAACATCAAGACTTTTAGAGTCTTTGTCTTTTAAACTTTTGCAGTTATATACTAATTGCTCTCTTGAAACAGAAAAACTATGTTGTTTTATAAGATATGTTAGTATCTCGTATTCAGCAGGGGTTAAAACTAAAGGCTCGTTGTTAAAATAAACTTCGTGTCTTTTTTCATCTATTCTAAATACGCTATTTATAGCTTCTTCTACCACTTCATGGCTCTTTTTGTATCTTCTAATAAGGCTCATTATCCTTGCATACATCTCTTTTGGGTCGTATGGTTTTGGTAAATAATCATCAGCACCCAAACTAAGACCTATGACCTTATCGCTTATATCTGAACGAGCAGAGCTTATTATGATAGGTATGTCGTATTTTTGGCGAATTTCTTTACAAACTTCAAGACCATCTATGCCAGGTAGTGTGAGGTCTAATATAAGCAAATCATAGTTTTTAACACCAGCACTTAGTCCAAGATAAGGATCTTCAAAACTAGTTACTTTTATATTAAAATTCTCTAAATATTCAGAAAGAATTTGAGAAAACTCTGGATCATCTTCTATCATTAAAACATTTACCATTATTTTATCTCCTTGTCTTTGGCTTTTTTGTAAAGATTATACACAAAAAATATTAAATATTAAACAACATTTTGGCAAAATATATTAATTATAAAATTTTAATAATAAGGAATAAGATGTTAGAAGTTAGAGGCCTTACACAAAGATTTGCAAGTAGTTTGCTTTTTGAAGATGTAAATTTAAAATTAAACCGTAACAACAGATATGGATTGATTGGAGCAAATGGAGCTGGTAAATCAACTTTTTTAAAAATTTTAAGTGGAGATATAGAGGCTAGTAGTGGAGAAATAATAATAGAAAATGGTCTAAGGGTTGGTGTTTTGGGTCAAGATCAGTTTGCTTTTGAGGCTTTTAGCTTAAAAGATGCTGTTTTGTATGGCAATAAGCGACTTTTTGATGCTGTAAAAGAAAAAGAGAAGCTTTATATGAGTGAAGAATTTACGGATGAGATAAATAATAGACTTAGTGAACTTGAGATGATAAGTGCCGAAGAGGACCCGACTTACGAATATGAAACTAGAATAGAAAAAATACTAAGTTCCCTTGGGCTTAATGAGTTTGATAAGCTTATGAGTGAGCTTGAAAACTCAGATAAGGTAAAGGTTTTGTTAGCTCAGGTTTTATTTCCAAAGCCTGATATATTATTTTTGGATGAGCCAACAAACAACCTTGATATAGATGCTATTGCTTGGCTTGAAAATGAGCTAAATCGTCATGAAGGAACACTTGTTGTTATAAGCCACGATAGACACTTTTTAAATAGAGTTTGCACTCATATACTAGATGTTGATTTTAAAAAGATACGTGAGTTTACCGGCAACTATGATGAGTGGTATATGGCGGCGAATTTAATAGCAAAACAGAGTGAAATGGAAAGAGATAAAAAGCTAAAAGAAAAAGAAGAACTTGAGAAATTTATTGCTCGTTTTAGTGCAAATGCCAGTAAAGCAAAACAGGCTACTAGTCGTTCAAAGCAACTTGAAAAACTAAATATAGAAGAGATCGCTGTTTCTAGCAGAAGAGATCCAAGTATATTGTTTAGAGCAAACAGAGAAATAGGCAATGAGCTTATAGAAATTAAAAATTTAAGCAAAAAATTTGATGATAAAGTTATATTTGAAAATTTTAATTTCAAGTTAGAAAAAGGAGATAAATTGGCTATTATCGGACATAATGGTGTCGGTAAAAGCACATTGTGTAAAATAATTACGGGTGAATTAGCCCCTGATTTAGGCAATGTTCATATTGGAACTACGATAGAGCTTGGATATTTTGCACAAGATACCGTTAGTAAATTAACCTCTGATTTAAAACTATATGAATACCTTCAAGATGCTCAAAATAAAGATATAGATGAGATAAGAAAATGTCTTGGTAGAATGCTTTTTAGTGGTGCCGAACAAGAAAAGGCCGTAAAATCTCTAAGTGGAGGTGAAAAACACAGAGTAAGATTGGCTCAACTTATGTTGCATAAACCAAATTTACTTGTTATGGATGAGCCAAATAACCACCTTGACCTAGAAGCGATTATATCTTTAGGAGAGGCTTTTTATAACTTTTCTGGTAGTGTTGTTTGTGTTAGTCACGACAGAGAACTCATAGATGCATTTGCAAATAGAATTTTACATCTTAAAGGTAATGGCGAGATAGATGATTTTCGTGGAACCTATGAGGAATATAGACAGAGTTTAGGGCTTGAATAATCTAGCTTTGTGGATAATTAAAAAATTGATATTGAAAGGTTTTTTTATGAAAAAAATAGCTTCTTTGTTTTTATTTGTCATTTTTGCATTTACTTTTTATGGTTGCGAGAGAAATGACTATCAGCACCCACTACATCGTGCTGGTAAAAAATAATTTTTTGAGCTTATAAGGAAAATTTGTGGCTTTAATAGATTTAATAGAAGTTAGCAAAAAATTTGGCGCAAATGAAATTTTAAGTGAAATTAGTCTTAGCATAAATGAGCGTGAAAGAGTTGCTATTATAGGTAAAAATGGTGGTGGTAAAAGCACTTTGATGAAGGTTATTTGCGGTGTTTATGATATAGATGCTGGTCGTGTCATAACTCAAAACAATATAAGTGTTCAAATGTTGCAACAAGCTCCAAAATTTGATGATAGCCTAAACGTCAAAGATGCTATGAATTTAGAACTTAAAGAAATATTTGATGCGCGAGATGAATACTCTAAGACAATAGCTCTTATGGAAAAAGATCACGATAATCCAGACTTGCTTGCTAAAAGTGAAGAGCTTTTGAAATTTATAGACTCAAAAGATGGTTGGGATATAGAGAGAAAAATAGAGCAGGTTTTGGAGTATTTTAGTCTTAAAGAGTATGAAGATAGAATGATAAATAGCCTAAGTGGTGGCGAGATAAGGCGTGTGGCACTAGGTGCTTTGATACTTAAAAAACCAGATGTTTTGCTTCTTGATGAGCCTACAAACCACCTTGATGTTTATATGGTAAAATTTCTTGAAGATATGTTAAAAAACTCAAAACAGACTATTATATTTATAAGCCACGATAGATATTTTATAGATTCTATTGCTACAAGAAGTATAGAAATTCAAGATGGAAAGCTAAGCAATTTTAACGGTGGTTATGCCTACTATTTAGAAAAAAAACAAGAAATTCTACAAAGCCTTGCTAAATCTCACGAAACGCTTTTAAAGCAATTAAAAAGCGAAGAAGAGTGGCTTAGAAGAGGTGTAAAGGCTAGATTAAAACGAAATGAAGGCAGAAAAGAACGTGTTTTTGCTATGAGAGAAGAGGCTAAGAAAAATCCGGGAATTATCAAAAGAGTAAAACTGGAACTTGAACGAGCCTCAAAAAGTTTTAATCAAGGCGGAATAGATCAAAATAGAAAAAAGATGCTTTTCGAAATAAAAAATTTAGGTGTAAAGATAGATCAAAAAGAGCTTTTTGATGGATTTAATGCGAGAGTTTTGCAAGGTGAAAGAATAGCGATAGTAGGTAAAAATGGTTCAGGTAAAAGCACGCTTTTAAAAATTTTATTAAATCAGATTGATTTTAATAGCGGAGAGATAAAGCGTGGTGATGTTAAGATCGGGTATTTTGATCAAAATAGAAGTGAACTTGACGATGATAAAAGTTTGATTGAGGTTTTTTGTCCAAACGGTGGAGATATAGTTCAAGTAAGAGGGCGAAATATGCACGTTTATGGATATCTCAAAAATTTTTTATTTCCAAAGGAATTTTTAGATAAACCAGTCGGTGTTCTTAGTGGTGGAGAAAAAAATAGAGTAGCTTTGGCTTTGCTCTTTACAAAGCAATATGATGTTTTGGTTTTGGATGAACCGACAAATGACCTTGATATAGCAACTATAAATATATTGGAAGATTATCTTCAAAGTTTTACCGGAGCCATTATTTTTGTTAGTCACGATAGATATTTTGTTGATAAGATAGCAAATAAACTTTGGGTTTTTAAAAATAAAAAAATAGATGTAATTCATACAGAATATAGCGTATATCTTGAACTTGAAGATGAATTAAACCAAATAGATGATTTTTCAAAAGAGCTTGAAACTGAACAAAACAATACACAAAAAAACAAGACAAAAAGTGTAAAGTTAAGCTATAAGCAAAACAAAATTTTAAATGAATATCCAGCTTTGATAGATAATTTACAAAGTGAGATAAATGAGCTAAATGTTGCATTAAGTGACCCAGCTATTTATCAAGAACTTGGTATAAATGAGATATACAAAAAACTGGAACAAAAAAAAGATGAGTTGGCTGCTCTTGAAGATGAGTATTTTGAAGTGCTTGAAATTTTAGAAGAGATGACGGCTGATTGATATATAAAAAAGGTGTGAGAATTGATACAAGCAAGGGTATATGAGTATTTTTTAGGCGATAATGATTGTGAGCTTTTGATATGTGAGGATGACAAAGAAGCTAAGTTGTGTGCCGATGCAGCTGAGTTTGCTGGGATTAAATCCTTTTGTTTGCCTAGTTTAAGGGCTAGTTTTGGAGATGACCTTAGGTCGTTTTCTTCTGAACTTTTTGAGCTTTCAAATACTCTTAGTAAATTTTATAAATTCAAAGAAAAAAAATTACTCATTAGCCCGTTTCATACTATCTTAAATCCACTGCCTATCAAAAAACACCTACAAGAAAAAAATATAAATTTTGGCGACCAACTTGATCTGCAAGAATTTGCCGATGAATTGCTTAGATTTGGATATGAAAGCGTTGATATAGTTGAGAGCAAGGGCGAGTTTAGTTTTCGTGGAGATATTATAGATTTATTTAGTGTAAATGAAGATGAGCCTTATAGAATTTTGCTTTTTGATAATGAGGTTGAAAGCATAAGGTATTATTCCCCATCAACTCAAATAAGCACTAAAGATGAGTTAGAAAGTATAAGTATAACCCCTTTTATAGCCTCTCTTAATAAAGATGAGTTTGAAAAAACCATGCAAAATATAAAAAACATACAGACTGATTCAATAGTTAATGATTTAAACTCACTTGGTTTTTGGGCTATTGATGATTTTGCTGATTATACAACTATATATAAATGCAAGTTTGTTAAAAAGATAGATTTTTCTGATATTGAAGCTGATGTTAGTAAATTTAGTGGTATAGGAATCATAAATGAATCTAGAAAATACAAGGGCTTAGAAGTTAGTTTAAGCCCTGATTTTTTTGAGCTAAATCGAAATAAAAAAATACAAATACTTGCAAAAAATGAAAGTATGTTTAATGCTTTGGAAATTTCTTATGAAAATGTAGAGTTTATTCAAAGTCCACTTGTTGTAAATCTTGTTTCAAATGATCAAATCATTATCTCTTTAAATAAATTTGATAAAAAAGCAAGAGTTAAAAAAAGTAGTTTGGTGCTAGATGAATTAAAAATTAATGATTATGTTGTTCATGAAGATTATGGAATAGGGCAATTTTTAGGGCTTGAAAAGATAACTGTTTTGGGTGCTACAAGAGAGTTTGTAACGATAGCTTACCAAAACCAAGATAAACTTTTTTTACCGGTTGAAAATCTAAATTTAATTGATAGATATATAGCTTTAAATGGTTCGGTTGCTATTTTAGACAGACTCGGTAAGGCTAGCTTTGCAAAACTCAAAGAAAAGGTCAGAGAAAAGCTATTTATTATCGCTTCAAAGATAATATCAATAGCTGCAAAAAGAGAGCTTATAAATGGTGTTGTTATACAAAAAGATGATTTAGAGTATATAAATTTTGTTCAAAATGCCGGTTTTAGCTACACAAGAGATCAACAAAATGCAGTGGATGATATCTTGACTGAACTATCTAGCGGACGAGTAATGGATAGATTGCTTGTTGGAGATGTGGGCTTTGGAAAGACAGAAGTTGCGATGAATGCTATTTTTGCTTGTGTCAAATCAGGATATCAGGCCTTGTTTTTTGTGCCAACGACCCTACTTTCATCTCAACATTTTAAAAGCCTAAAAGATAGATTTGATGGGTTTGGGATAGAGGTTTTAAGACTTGATAGATTTAGCACCACAAAAGAAAAGGCGTATGTAACAAGTGCATTACAGAGTGAAAAACCGCTAGTTTGTGTAGGCACTCACGCACTTTTGAGTTTAAAAGCTTCTAAGCTTGGACTGATTGTGATAGATGAAGAGCATAAATTTGGTGTAAAGCAAAAAGAAAAATTAAAAGAGATAGGCTCAAACTCACATATTTTAAGTATGAGTGCCACTCCTATACCAAGAAGCCTAAATATGGCTCTTTCTAAGATAAAAACATACTCGACTTTAAAAACTCCACCTAGTTCAAGACTCGATGTAAGAACTAGCGTAAAAGAATTTGATGAGAAAATAATAAAAGAAGCCATTATGCGGGAACTTAGACGCGCTGGACAGGTTTTTTATATACACAATCATATATCAGATATTATGCAAACAGCGAAGTTTCTTTTAGATATCTTGCCAAAGCTTAGAATTTTGGTTTTGCATTCTAAAATAAATGCTAAAACGATAGAAGAAGAGATGATAAAGTTTGAAAACAATGAGTATGATTTGTTGCTTTGCACAAGCATCGTTGAAAGCGGTATTCATCTTCCAAATGCAAATACAATGATAGTTGAAAATGCAAATAAATTTGGCATAGCTGATTTACACCAATTAAGAGGTAGGGTCGGTAGAAGCGATAAACAAGCGTATTGCTATTTTTTGGTTGAAGATAAAACTACTATAAGTTCGGATTCGTTAAAAAGACTTGTAGCACTTGAAAGCAATTCAAGTCTTGGTTCCGGTGCTGTTTTGGCATATCACGATTTGGAGATAAGGGGCGGTGGAAATATCGTAGGAGAGGCACAAAGTGGACACATTGAGTCAATAGGCTACTCTCTTTATCTTAAAATGTTAGAAGATGAGATAAACAAACTTTTAAATAACAATGATGAGGTAAAAAGGCAAAGTGTGGATTTAAAGCTTAGCGTAAATGCTTATTTAAATCCTGATTTTATAAAAGAAGATAGGCTTAGATTGGAGCTTTATAGAAGACTTAGCAAATGCACAAAATCATCTGAAGTTTTTGAAATTTCAAGCGAGATAGAAGATAGATTTGGTAAGATTGATACATTTACAAAGCAGTTTTTGGATCTTATTATGATAAAGATTTTTGCACTTGAGCTTGAATATAAAACGATTTCAAATGCTGGTCAAAATATCGCAATTACAACAAATAAAGATGAAAAGATAAGACTAAAATCAAAGAGTTTAGATGACGATGATATATTGGATGAAATTTTATCATTTTTGAGAAAGACATTAAAGGAGCGAAAATGATTGATTGGACTTGCGACTATGCAGCTATTTTTAAGCCACAAAAAGGGCTAGTGGCGGTTAAGAATATTGATTTTGTAAATATCGACTCTTTAATAGGTCTTGAAACACAAAAAGAACAACTTATCAAAAATACCAAAGATTTTTTAGATGGTAATGAAGCAAATCACGCTTTGTTATGGGGTGAAATGGGGTGTGGCAAATCAAGTCTTATAAAGGCTGTTTTTACTAAATTTTATAAAGATGGGCTTAGGATTATAGAACTTTTTTATGATGATTTAAAATACCTAAGCGACATTATAGATGAACTTAGAAACTCAAGCTTTAAATTTATAATATTTTGTGATGATTTGAGTTTTGAAAATGGCTCAAAGGATTATAAATTTTTAAAACCACTTATGCAAGGAAGCATATCAAAACCACCAAAAAATGTATTGATATATGCCACTTCAAACAGAAGACACTTAGTCAGTGAATATAAAAGTGAAAATCAGCAAGTTGAAATTTTAAATGGTGAGATACATTATGGTGATTTTATAAATGAAAAGATATCTTTGTCTGATCGCTTTGGACTTTGGATAAGCTTTTATCAGGGAAGTTTTGAAGATTATTTAAAGATAGTGGATTATTATTTTAAAGACATTGATATAGATAAAGCTTTGCTTCACAATACAGCAAAATCATATGCTACTTTGCGCGGAAGTAAGAGCGGAAGAACGGCAAAGCAATTTTATATGAGTTATAAGGATAAAATTTGAACTCTACAGAAATTTTCTTATCGCTTTTAAAACAAAACAAAAGAAGCTTTCAAGAGCTACAGTGGCCAAATTCAGATACTTTTGAGGTGGTGGTTGGGGCTATTTTGGTTCAAAACACAACTTGGAAAAACACACAAAAAGCACTTTTAAACTTAAACAATGCGAATTTGCTAAGCTTAAATGCAATAGCAAATTTAGATATAGCCTTACTTGCTGATTTGATAAAGCCAAGTGGTTTTTATAATACAAAGGCAAAACGACTTTATGGGCTGGTAAAATCCATAAAAAAAGATTTTGATGATTTTGAAAATTTTAAACAAAATGTTACTAGAGAGTGGCTTTTGGGCATAAAAGGCATAGGTCCTGAAACTTGTGATGCTATACTTTGTTATGCTTGTGGCAGGGCTGAGATGGTTGTTGATACTTATGCTTTGCGTATTTTAAATGCTTTGGATTATGAATTTGAAAGCTATGATGAGGCTAAAGAGTGGCTTGGGAGTTTGGATTTTGATAAAATCTATAAATCAACTGAGCTTTTTGATGAGCTTAGTGTGTTTAGGCTCTATCACTCTTTGATTATGGAATTTTGCAAAGATTATTCAAAAGGTAAAAAATTAGATCATGATGTGATAAAATTACATTTTGGTTGTTAGTTGTTTAAAAGTTTTATTTTTATTGTAAAATTTACGATAGATTTATAATAAATTTTTGGAGGAAATTATGATATATGAAAACATTACGCAAACCATTGGTAACACTCCGATAATAAAACTTAAAACATCTTCTGATGAAGCAGAAATTTATGCTAAGTTAGAGTTTTTTAATCCGGGCGGCTCCGTAAAAGACAGAATAGCATTAAATATGATTCAAAAAATGTTAGCTGACGGTAGCTTAAAACAAGGAGATACTATTGTTGAGCCAACAAGTGGAAATACTGGAATAGGTGTTGCTATGGTGGCAGCTTCTCTTGGTATAAAAGTAATCTTTTGTATGCCTGAAAGTATGAGTATAGAGCGTAGAAAAGTTATGAAAGCTTATGGTGCAAATCTTGTTTTAACAGATGCTACAAAGGGCATGAAAGGCGCTATTGCTGAAGCTATGCAGATAACAAAACAACCAAATCATGTAATGCTAAGTCAATTTGACAATAAATACAATCCAAATGCTCACGAAGTAAATACTGTTTCTGAAATTATAAAAGATTTTTCTGACCTTGATGCTTTTGTTGCTGGTGTTGGAACTGGCGGAACTATAACTGGTGTTGCTAGAGGTCTTAAGGCACACGGATATGAAACAAAAATTATAGCTGTTGAGCCAGAATCTTCTGCTGTTTTGAGCGGGGAGCAGCCAAGTTCGCATAAGATTCAAGGTATAGGGGCTGGATTTGTTCCCGTAAATGCTGATTTAAATCTTGTAGATGAAATAGAAAAAGTAAGTAACGAAGATGCATTTGTTGCTGCTCGTTTTTTGGCTTCTCAAGGACTTTTGCTTGGTATAAGTAGTGGTGCTGCTTATGTTGTTGCAAAAAGAGTAGCTAAAAAACTTGGTGCTGGTAAAAAAGTTTTATTTATAGCTCCGGATAACGGCGAAAGATATCTTAGTACAGAATTATATGGAAATTAATAATTGAAATTTTTTGATGAATTGAAAGAATTGGTTGCTGTTGTAAAAGATAAAGACCCTTCTATGAAAAGCTCTTGCTTTTTTGAAGTCTTGGTAAACTCACCAGGCATACATGCTATTGTTTTTCATAGAATGGCACATTTTTTATATAAAAACAATATGCGCTTTCTTTCAAGATTCTTGTGCCAAATTTCAAGATTTTTAACCGGTATTGAAATCCATCCTGGTGCAAAGATAGGAAAAAGACTATTTATAGACCATGGAATGGGCGTTGTTATAGGCGAAACAGCGGAGGTTGGTGATGATGTTACTCTTTATCATCAGGTTACTCTAGGAGGCACAGGTAAAGAGTCTTTAAAGCGTCATCCAAATATTGGCAATGGAGTTATTGTATCAACTGGCGCAAAAATTTTAGGTGCTATTAATATAGGTGCAAACTCGAAGATAGGTGCAAACTCTGTTGTATTAAAAGATATCCCAGAAAACT
This genomic window contains:
- the mfd gene encoding transcription-repair coupling factor translates to MQARVYEYFLGDNDCELLICEDDKEAKLCADAAEFAGIKSFCLPSLRASFGDDLRSFSSELFELSNTLSKFYKFKEKKLLISPFHTILNPLPIKKHLQEKNINFGDQLDLQEFADELLRFGYESVDIVESKGEFSFRGDIIDLFSVNEDEPYRILLFDNEVESIRYYSPSTQISTKDELESISITPFIASLNKDEFEKTMQNIKNIQTDSIVNDLNSLGFWAIDDFADYTTIYKCKFVKKIDFSDIEADVSKFSGIGIINESRKYKGLEVSLSPDFFELNRNKKIQILAKNESMFNALEISYENVEFIQSPLVVNLVSNDQIIISLNKFDKKARVKKSSLVLDELKINDYVVHEDYGIGQFLGLEKITVLGATREFVTIAYQNQDKLFLPVENLNLIDRYIALNGSVAILDRLGKASFAKLKEKVREKLFIIASKIISIAAKRELINGVVIQKDDLEYINFVQNAGFSYTRDQQNAVDDILTELSSGRVMDRLLVGDVGFGKTEVAMNAIFACVKSGYQALFFVPTTLLSSQHFKSLKDRFDGFGIEVLRLDRFSTTKEKAYVTSALQSEKPLVCVGTHALLSLKASKLGLIVIDEEHKFGVKQKEKLKEIGSNSHILSMSATPIPRSLNMALSKIKTYSTLKTPPSSRLDVRTSVKEFDEKIIKEAIMRELRRAGQVFYIHNHISDIMQTAKFLLDILPKLRILVLHSKINAKTIEEEMIKFENNEYDLLLCTSIVESGIHLPNANTMIVENANKFGIADLHQLRGRVGRSDKQAYCYFLVEDKTTISSDSLKRLVALESNSSLGSGAVLAYHDLEIRGGGNIVGEAQSGHIESIGYSLYLKMLEDEINKLLNNNDEVKRQSVDLKLSVNAYLNPDFIKEDRLRLELYRRLSKCTKSSEVFEISSEIEDRFGKIDTFTKQFLDLIMIKIFALELEYKTISNAGQNIAITTNKDEKIRLKSKSLDDDDILDEILSFLRKTLKERK
- a CDS encoding ATP-binding protein, whose amino-acid sequence is MIDWTCDYAAIFKPQKGLVAVKNIDFVNIDSLIGLETQKEQLIKNTKDFLDGNEANHALLWGEMGCGKSSLIKAVFTKFYKDGLRIIELFYDDLKYLSDIIDELRNSSFKFIIFCDDLSFENGSKDYKFLKPLMQGSISKPPKNVLIYATSNRRHLVSEYKSENQQVEILNGEIHYGDFINEKISLSDRFGLWISFYQGSFEDYLKIVDYYFKDIDIDKALLHNTAKSYATLRGSKSGRTAKQFYMSYKDKI
- a CDS encoding 3-methyladenine DNA glycosylase, yielding MNSTEIFLSLLKQNKRSFQELQWPNSDTFEVVVGAILVQNTTWKNTQKALLNLNNANLLSLNAIANLDIALLADLIKPSGFYNTKAKRLYGLVKSIKKDFDDFENFKQNVTREWLLGIKGIGPETCDAILCYACGRAEMVVDTYALRILNALDYEFESYDEAKEWLGSLDFDKIYKSTELFDELSVFRLYHSLIMEFCKDYSKGKKLDHDVIKLHFGC
- the cysK gene encoding cysteine synthase A, with product MIYENITQTIGNTPIIKLKTSSDEAEIYAKLEFFNPGGSVKDRIALNMIQKMLADGSLKQGDTIVEPTSGNTGIGVAMVAASLGIKVIFCMPESMSIERRKVMKAYGANLVLTDATKGMKGAIAEAMQITKQPNHVMLSQFDNKYNPNAHEVNTVSEIIKDFSDLDAFVAGVGTGGTITGVARGLKAHGYETKIIAVEPESSAVLSGEQPSSHKIQGIGAGFVPVNADLNLVDEIEKVSNEDAFVAARFLASQGLLLGISSGAAYVVAKRVAKKLGAGKKVLFIAPDNGERYLSTELYGN
- the epsC gene encoding serine O-acetyltransferase EpsC, coding for MKFFDELKELVAVVKDKDPSMKSSCFFEVLVNSPGIHAIVFHRMAHFLYKNNMRFLSRFLCQISRFLTGIEIHPGAKIGKRLFIDHGMGVVIGETAEVGDDVTLYHQVTLGGTGKESLKRHPNIGNGVIVSTGAKILGAINIGANSKIGANSVVLKDIPENSTVVGIPARVVRISGKSIYPEYNI